The Hippoglossus stenolepis isolate QCI-W04-F060 chromosome 1, HSTE1.2, whole genome shotgun sequence DNA segment agttgTGTGTTCAGTCGTTCACTGAGACATTTGCTGTCTATAAATCTGGAGATCAAACCTCTAATTTGGTCCCTTGCCCCCTTCTAATGTAATATTTACACAAGCAGTGTGGTTATTAAACGGACGGCTGCTTCATTATGGATGAGGCGAACCAGCTGCTATTTACCAGCCTATCTCAGATCTAAGGGcaacatgcccccccccccacacacacacacacacacacacacacacacacacacacactgatgtgagCTCTCTAACCTGTGGAGGCCCCGATGGCTCCGATGAGAACAGAGGGCACAGCCATGACGAGGCACCCGAACGCAGCTATGAAGGAGAGGACCTGGGCGTACGTGGCCGAGGAGGCAGACAGGACTCTCTGGAAATACACCTGCCACGGTATTCCTCCAAGCATCTGTAGAAACAATTGCAGGCCACTGAAGAGCATTCACAGAAACTGAAGTCCAACATAAACATGTCAGGTCAATGTTATTTAGCTCAAAATCACAGATATCTGATGAAAAGAGGGATGAATCACTCGCGGCCTCTGTACCAGGAGGCAGAAGTTGTCGATCCAGACCCAGGTGTCGCTCTTGCGGATGCTGCCTCTCCAGGGCGCCTGATACACCTCCTTCACTGCAGTAATGGTGATGTCTGTCACCGCAGGGTTGGTCAAAGCAAAGGGGACGCTGATCCACTGTAGACGAGCAGAAACAAGAAGGATCCAATCAAAGGCTTATTGGATATCACTAAACTCTGGCTCTCGTGCTctgaagataaaataagatcAAACATTATTGATCCCAGAAGAAACATGGAGCAGGATATAGATGTGTGCATGTTGAGTAAGTCCACTGGCATATAGCAAAAATCTAAACGATAGCACAATGTCTTATAATACAATATGTAGTTAGTTATCTCAACATTCAGATTAAAGTGCATATACATTTGATTTAGAGGATTTGAGTAAgtgaataatgaaaacaaaataatcaagCATCAGattaaaattaatataaatataaaatgaacaaTTGCACCTTATTTGTTTGTAATAATTTCTAGATTTTAGTCAAAGAAGTGATTTGACATATTTTAACACGATACCAAAAAATGACAATCTACTCAGAAGCACTCGATGCAGTTATTTACTTTTCACCTGAGCTCGACATGAACCTACCAGGCCGACAAAGATACAGAAGAGCTGCACGACGTCAGTGTAGGCCACCGAGTACAGTCCCCCCACCAGGGTGTAGAAGATCGCAATGAGCGCTGAGATAACCACCGACATCTTTATGTTGATGTCCACGATGACACTCAGAGTAGCTCCTAGGGGGTTTTGGACAAAAAAGATTGTGAACAATGCCACATTAGATTTATACACTTAGATTTCATCCACCTCAACAAGCAAGGTTAGAGCTGTGAACTTACCCAGAGCGGATAAGATGGCGGCAGACCAGAAGATCTCACCCATGAGTGcggggatgaagaggaggccaCCCATGCGTTTCCCGTACAGCTGCTGGAACGGGTCCAGCATGGTGACGTAACCTCGTGAGCGCATGGGCTTGGCGAAGAAAAGACCACCTGGGACATAGGGTGCACAGATCTGAGGATTCATAGTGACCCTCCACAGCCCCTGACTAAGGGGGCTATAAATCAGAACAGCAGTTTCTAGCAGATATTTATGGTTATTATATAtgaacaaaaccacaaaaagaCATATATTTGAACAAATGGGGGTAAAAAGATTCACGAGGATTGTTCTGAACAGAGTTAAAGTTGAAGGATGAACAGAGAATCTAATGCACATAGTTTCAAACAGATATCTGGTCAATAAGTATGAATGTGTGGATTTGTATATGCACATACATTAAGTATAAATCCATAAAGCATCACTCACCCACAACCAGGCTGAGGGCGTATCCAAAGGGAGCCTGTGCCCAGGCCAAGCCAGAATCTGGCAGATACACATACTCAGCTGTGCCATTGATGTATCCTCCTCCAACCCAGGTGGCTGAAAACCACAACACAAGGTCACAACTTGAGAAAATCTGATTCAAGAATCACatcactttaatattttatttaactattaCATCTATTCGTATAGTTTTGTTTCTTCCATGAGGAAAACATGTGAGATATTTCACTTTCTAAATCCTGATACAAGTATGAGACTGATTTTCACAAGTTAAAAGAAGTTAAAGTTATTCTTGTAGAAACGTGACGCCAGAGTTTCGGGTTAAATTCACCTGTCATGGTAAATCCACCGACGAATAATCCGATGTCCCTCCCGCCGACCATGATGGTCTCGCTGCGGTCGGTGCCCTCCGCCTCCCCGGAGTGCTTGTTCTTCCATGCCGCCCAGATGCCCACGACCAGGATGAGTAGATAGAAGATCGCGATAGCCACCAGCCCCTCTACATGGATGGTCATTGTCGCGCCGGTCTTCCGCTAGGAACGGGCAGGCATGGAGACCTGCTTGGACGCACGGAGGGAAAAGATCagatataaaagtaaaataaatcaatggaGATTTCAGTACCACTGCATTTGGACAGATTTATGTCGATCGTGGCGATCGTTGACCTAATCATTTTaagtaaagagaaaatattgattaaaaaagaCAGGAGGCTcgattttgtagtttttctcttcttttatggAAAGTAATACAGTAAGTGCCACACGTTTCCTTCTTATAGGAAACCTcctaaatatataacaataaacTGTAGAAATATGACAgaatagttttaaaataattgCAACTGTGTTTTTTTCGTCAAATATGTCCTTTGTTTTCGGTTTCTCCACTTGTGTCTCTATCCGGACACATGCGCAAAATTCAAATTACGCACAGCTTTCATCTCACAAATATGACCTCCCTGTAGATTGTTGcctgataaatacacaaaaagaagaaaaaaaaattgataaaCCATTTAcaaaaagagatgaaagaaCAAGAAAACTTGAAAGACACATGTAAAACTTACCTCAAGTGATTCTGGAGTCATGTGCTGGGGGACCTGAGGCGGAGAAGGTCGATCAGAACAGTCGCAGGGTTTATGAAGAGGCTGTGTGCGCCGTGAGGACCAGTCGAATGAAACCCGGTCTCTTGGGTGACTTACCGAGGCTTATAAGGGCGCAGGTGCCGTCAGAGTAACCGAGACACACGTCAGAGGAACCAAACGTCCCCATTAACGAGCAGCGCGCATGGAAACGCGTCAGAGCGCCGGTTGGTCTGACtggaggagggtgggagagaTTCCTTTACTGAGATGGATATGGACATCTcgctgttctttttttttaaaacaactgaATCACGGAATTGCATGACATGAATTTTTATATCAACGTTGCGCTTTTACGCATCAGATAATCAATGATTTGTGGCTCCGGCTCCTTCAGTCTCAGTGCGTAACAGCCGCCTAATTACGCAGCCGTACTTCACGTGGCCTTTTATCCGCTGTCACTCTCTCCCCAGTCGGCATTTTACCTTACAAGCGCAATTAACTTTGCACCAACATGAACTGGTGTTGCGCGCCTAAAGAGGATGAGAAACCTTGAGGCGCTCCTCTCATTGCGCAGGAGAAACATGTGACAAGATGCgtcaattaaaataaagaacagTCAAGCCTAACTACTTAAATGAAATactaatagatttttttttctttagataCATTTCACAGCAGCTCCGACTCCCATGGGTTTATTATTAACTAGCCTATATGAACGTTTTCTGAGGCCTGAGCCTGAATTCTTAGACTGAAATGCTCCTTATACCTCTGAGCAATTAGACACAATTTAGGTGAACTGTATCTGCCACTTTCACTTGAGGATACATATCAATGAACTGTGTCCACTTAAGGGGCCCCTGCTGCCTGAACACCTTTAATCGGCGGCTCCTGTCAAAACTGACAGGACCCCCAATTAGGATGGATCCTGAAGAGCAGCGCGCAGATATAATGATACCGCCTagcttaaagaaaaaagaaacctggaacacacacaaactcgccaaggaagaaaaaacatggTCGTTATTTGCTGAAGTCGAGGTTTAGTCACACACCAGGAGCAAGGGagtcaagtttattttaaactgcGCCCCCTTTTGGCAAGGCAGCAGAACAGTTTCAGCAACACGGACGGAGGCCAATGTGTCTCTGGTTTATTTAGTTTAAGGTAAATATTCATACATATTCTTTAATTCTTACTATATCCATATTATATCTTTTGGTTTTTCCTTTATGAGCTGAGATGATATCAATATTTCTGATGTCTGGTCTATAAAAACTACCAGATATAATTGCGTTTTTACCATTGATGTAGGAATTTTGTTCCTgttctatattatatatatcatatatattatatataagtattttgttaatttcagaataaaagttaCAACATTATTTGGTTCAGATTGAAAGGTTCAACTGTATGTAAAGCTTATTACTATTgaaattaatgtaaaaatacaaataaagacagaaaagccCCACAGCTCATTTTAAGCATTTGAACAATTAGAATATCACTGACTTTAACTCTAATTAATTTTGACATCAGACAAGTGATTCTGTGCTGCACTGGCACCAAAAGCTAAAACCTCCAGATGACAACA contains these protein-coding regions:
- the slc5a7a gene encoding high-affinity choline transporter 1 is translated as MTIHVEGLVAIAIFYLLILVVGIWAAWKNKHSGEAEGTDRSETIMVGGRDIGLFVGGFTMTATWVGGGYINGTAEYVYLPDSGLAWAQAPFGYALSLVVGGLFFAKPMRSRGYVTMLDPFQQLYGKRMGGLLFIPALMGEIFWSAAILSALGATLSVIVDINIKMSVVISALIAIFYTLVGGLYSVAYTDVVQLFCIFVGLWISVPFALTNPAVTDITITAVKEVYQAPWRGSIRKSDTWVWIDNFCLLMLGGIPWQVYFQRVLSASSATYAQVLSFIAAFGCLVMAVPSVLIGAIGASTDWNQTSYGPIPPREKDEADMILPIVLQHLCPPFVSFFGLGAVSAAVMSSADSSILSASSMFARNIYQMAFRQSASDREIVWVMRITIFVFGGLATVMALLTGTVYGLWYLSSDLVYVIIFPQLLSVLFVKGTNTYGSVAGYLFGMVLRIGGGEPYLQLPPFIYYPGWIVEKRIHHLTGESEDIVMQKFPFKTMSMLASFLGNVAFSYLAKYLFESGKISHKYDFLDAVVSKDSGEIMDKTTLVTRSNNIGLSEMASVKPRLSVTLAAAFTRRDTMPKEMVEEEEEESSPDTSHHDEE